From a region of the Paralichthys olivaceus isolate ysfri-2021 chromosome 4, ASM2471397v2, whole genome shotgun sequence genome:
- the LOC109633855 gene encoding glycerol-3-phosphate acyltransferase 4 gives MELFFNPFDNLVCILLGISLTVWFTLLLVFIIVPAIFGVSFGIRRLYMKTLLKIFEWATLRIERGAKEKNHLLYKPYSNAIIAKEPTSLEQEIKEIRRSGSNRDLDSAPEFEMSDIFYFARRGVASIMDDEVTKRFSAEELESWNLLTRSNNNFHYISLRLTVLWGLGLLIRYGFLLPLRVTLAFTGVGLLVFLTCVIGLLPNGRIKNLLSKKVHLMCYRICVRALTAIITYHDSENKPKNGGICVANHTSPIDVIILASDSCYAMVGQIHGGLMGVIQRSMVKACPHIWFERSEVKDRHLVAKRLSDHVEDKSKLPILIFPEGTCINNTSVMMFKKGSFEIGATVYPVAIKYDPRFGDAFWNSSKFGMVNYLLRMMSSWAIVCSVWYLPPMSREEGEDAVQFANRVKAAIARQGGLVDLLWDGGLKRGKVKDTFKEEQQKLYSKMLVGTQEDRSRS, from the exons ATGGAGCTCTTCTTCAACCCCTTTGACAACCTGGTGTGTATCCTGCTGGGCATCTCCCTCACCGTGTGGTTCACCCTGCTGCTGGTCTTCATCATCGTGCCTGCCATCTTTGGGGTGTCCTTCGGCATCCGGCGTCTCTACATGAAAACATTGTTAAAGATATTTGAG tgGGCCACACTCAGGATAGAGAGAGGAGCGAAAGAAAAGAATCACCTCTTATACAAACCCTACTCAAATG CAATCATTGCAAAGGAGCCCACCTCCTTGGAGCAGGAGATCAAGGAGATCCGGCGGAGCGGCAGCAACAGAGACCTGGACTCCGCTCCTGAGTTTGAGATGTCAGACATCTTCTATTTTGCTCGGCGGGGAGTCGCGAGCATCATGGATGATGAGGTGACTAAGCGGTTCTCTGCTGAGGAGTTGGAGTCCTGGAATCTGCTGACCCGCAGCAATAACAACTTCCACTATATCAGCCTGAGACTGACCGTCCTATGGGGGCTGGGCCTGCTGATCCGCTACGGGTTCCTTCTGCCTCTTAG GGTCACTCTTGCCTTCACTGGTGTAGGCCTCCTTGTGTTCCTCACCTGTGTTATCGGTCTGCTGCCGAACGGAAG gaTAAAAAACCTTCTGAGTAAGAAAGTCCATTTGATGTGCTACAGAATATGTGTCAGAGCTCTGACGGCCATCATAACCTACCATGACAG TGAGAATAAACCGAAGAATGGAGGCATCTGTGTGGCCAACCACACCTCGCCCATTGATGTGATCATCCTGGCCAGCGACAGCTGCTATGCTATG GTTGGCCAAATTCACGGTGGCTTGATGGGTGTCATCCAGAGATCCATGGTTAAGGCTTGCCCACACATTTGGTTCGAACGCTCAGAAGTCAAAGACAGACATCTAGTGGCCAAAAG ATTGAGTGACCATGTAGAGGATAAATCTAAACTGCCCATTTTGATTTTCCCAGAGG GTACCTGCATTAACAACACATCAGTCATGATGTTTAAGAAGGGCAGTTTTGAGATTGGTGCCACAGTCTACCCTGTGGCCATCAAG TACGATCCCCGATTTGGAGATGCCTTCTGGAACAGCAGCAAGTTCGGCATGGTGAACTACCTGTTACGTATGATGAGCAGCTGGGCCATCGTCTGCAGCGTGTGGTACCTCCCACCCATGTCGAGAGAG GAGGGAGAGGATGCTGTGCAGTTTGCCAACCGTGTAAAGGCAGCCATTGCAAGGCAAGGAGGTCTGGTCGACCTCCTGTG GGATGGAGGACTGAAGCGAGGAAAGGTAAAAGATACCTTTAAAGAAGAACAGCAGAAACTGTACAGTAAAATGCTGGTGGGGACCCAGGAAGACCGCAGTCGCTCCTGA